The genomic window GCGCGCGCTCGGCCGGGCCGCCGACGCCGTGAACCCGCAGGAAGCCGCGACGCGCCTGTTCGACGCGCTGCGCCTGCGCCGCGGCGTGTTCGACGCCTTCGCGTGGCGGAAGCTCGGCGAGAGCGACGAGGACCGCTGGCGTGCGGCCGCGCTCGTGCACGCCGCGCTGGCGCACCCCCGCTGGCGCGCTGGCGGCGATGCGGACGCCACCCCGCCCTGGCGCGACGACGACGATGTGCGCTGGCTGATCGGCGCGAACGAACACGAAGGCGTCCGCTGGTTCGCCCGCGAGGCGCACGCGCGCTTCTGCGGGTGGCGTGCGCTCCCGGCCCTGCTCGCGCTCGCCGCGAAGAGCGCGTCTGTGCCTGCCGATCTCGCCGTCATCGAGAACTGGATCGGGCGTGAGCTGGCCCGCGCCGAGGCGAGCGCCTGGAAGCTCGACGCGCTGCTGGCCGGGGAGCCGGCTGCCGTCGCGCCGGCGGAACGTTCCGCCCGCCGCGATTCGAAGACGGGATCGAGGCCGCCCTCGTGAGCCGCGGTTCGGACGAGCCCCGTCCGCAAGTGCCGGCGGCCGCCGCAAGCCCCGGACCGGACGACCGCTGGGTCGCGGGCGAAGCCTACGAGATGTACATGGGCCGCTGGAGCCGGCTCATGGCGGCCGCGTTCCTGGACTGGCTGCGCCCCGAGCCGCGCGGCCGCTGGCTCGAGTTCGGCTGCGGCACCGGCGCCCTCACGGCCGCGATCCGCCACTCGTGCGCACCCGAAACGCTCGTCGCCTGCGATCCGTCGGAAGCCTTCGTCGGACACGCGAGAGCCCGCTTGCCCGATCAGCGCGTGTCGTTCCTCGTCGCGGACGCGGGCGCGCTCCCGCGGCTCGAGGGAGGATTCGACGCCGTCGTCTCCGGCCTGGTGCTCAACTTCGTGTCCGACCCCGGCGCCGCCCTGGCCGCCGTGCGCGCGCGCCTACGGCCGGGCGGCGTCGCCGCCGCGTACGTCTGGGATTACGCCGAAGGCATGGAGTTCCTCAGGATTTTCTGGGACGAAGCCGCCGCGCTGGACGAACGCGCCGCGGCGCTCGACGAGGGCGTCCGCTTCCCGCTCTGCCGCGGGCCGGCGCTCGCGGAACTCTTCCGCGAAGCGGGCCTCGGCGCGGTGCGCTGCGAGGCGATCGAGGTCGTCACCGAGTTCGCCTCGTTCGAGGACTACTGGAGTCCGTTCCTGCACGGCACCGGTCCGGCACCCGCCTTCGTCGCGACGCTCGCCCCGCGGGAGCAGCATGCGCTTCGGGACCGGCTCGCCGCCCGGCTCACGGCCGAACGCGACGGTCGCATCCGGCTGCGCGCGCGCGCGTGGGCGGTCCGCGGGACGGCGCCCGGCCCGGCACCGGCGGGCGGGTGATGCGCCCCACGAGGCTCCGCTGAACCACGGCCGCATGGAGATCCGGCTCGACGACCTGCGCGGCCCCGAGATTCGCGCGCTGCTCGAGGAGCACCTCGCGAACATGCGCCGCATCTCGCCGCCCGAAAGCGTGCACGCGCTCGACCTGGACGGCCTGCGCCAGCCCGGAATCGCCTTCTGGACCGTGTGGGAGAGCGGCGCGCTGCTGGGCTGCGGCGCTCTGAAGGAGCTGGACGCCCGTCACGGCGAGATCAAGTCCATGCGCACCGCCGGGTCCGCGCGCCGCCGAGGCGTCGCGCGGGCGCTGCTCGCGCACATCCTCGCCGAGGCGAACCGCCGGGGCTACGCGCGGCTCAGTCTCGAGACCGGCTCGCAGCCCGAGTTCGAGCCCGCGCGGCGGCTCTACGAGAGCTTCGGCTTCGCTCGGTGCGGGCCATTCGCCGGCTACACCGACGACCCAAACAGCGTGTTCATGACGCGCGCGCTGTAGGACGACCCACGGAGGCCCCATGCGCGTCGCGATCCTCAGGTGCGCGAGGCTGCCCAGGTTCGTCACCTGGGAGGTGCCGAACCTCGACGAGTATTTCGCCGACGAACGGCTGCTCGCCGCGGCGTTCACGGGCCTGGGCGCCGAGTCGGACATCGTCGC from Candidatus Eisenbacteria bacterium includes these protein-coding regions:
- a CDS encoding class I SAM-dependent methyltransferase; protein product: MYMGRWSRLMAAAFLDWLRPEPRGRWLEFGCGTGALTAAIRHSCAPETLVACDPSEAFVGHARARLPDQRVSFLVADAGALPRLEGGFDAVVSGLVLNFVSDPGAALAAVRARLRPGGVAAAYVWDYAEGMEFLRIFWDEAAALDERAAALDEGVRFPLCRGPALAELFREAGLGAVRCEAIEVVTEFASFEDYWSPFLHGTGPAPAFVATLAPREQHALRDRLAARLTAERDGRIRLRARAWAVRGTAPGPAPAGG
- a CDS encoding GNAT family N-acetyltransferase; its protein translation is MEIRLDDLRGPEIRALLEEHLANMRRISPPESVHALDLDGLRQPGIAFWTVWESGALLGCGALKELDARHGEIKSMRTAGSARRRGVARALLAHILAEANRRGYARLSLETGSQPEFEPARRLYESFGFARCGPFAGYTDDPNSVFMTRAL